A single region of the Fenollaria sporofastidiosus genome encodes:
- a CDS encoding ribose-phosphate diphosphokinase: MNSFLGQLKVLTGNANRQLAKDVCKHLNTELIDSEVTHFSDGEIAVNIKETVRGADVFIVQPTHEPVNDNLMELLIMIDACKRASAGRINAVIPYYGYARQDRKTKPREPITAKLVANLIEKAGADRAVLMDLHAGQIQGYFDIPVDHLSAIKHLAEYFKSLNLNDVVVVSPDLGGVTRARNFANELDAPIAIIEKRRPKPNVSEVMNVIGDVEGKTCILVDDIIDTAGTICHAAEYLTEKGGAKKVYGCATHGVLSGPAIERLISSKLEEFVITDTIPLNIGNVTDKIKVVSIADQLAKAIERIHNNESISSIFD; encoded by the coding sequence ATGAATTCATTTCTAGGACAACTAAAAGTATTAACAGGAAACGCTAACAGACAATTAGCAAAAGATGTTTGTAAGCACTTGAACACTGAACTTATTGATTCAGAAGTAACACATTTCTCAGATGGAGAGATTGCTGTTAACATCAAAGAAACAGTAAGAGGCGCAGATGTATTTATCGTTCAACCAACACATGAGCCAGTTAACGATAATCTTATGGAGCTTTTAATCATGATTGATGCATGCAAGAGAGCTTCAGCTGGCAGAATCAACGCTGTTATACCATACTACGGATACGCGAGACAAGACAGAAAGACTAAACCAAGAGAACCAATCACAGCTAAATTAGTTGCTAATCTAATTGAAAAAGCAGGAGCAGATAGAGCTGTTCTTATGGACCTTCATGCAGGACAAATCCAAGGCTACTTTGATATACCAGTAGACCATCTATCAGCTATCAAACACTTAGCAGAATACTTCAAGTCATTGAATCTTAATGATGTAGTAGTAGTTTCACCAGACCTTGGCGGAGTTACTCGCGCAAGAAATTTTGCTAATGAATTAGACGCTCCTATCGCTATAATTGAAAAGAGAAGACCAAAGCCAAACGTATCAGAAGTTATGAACGTTATAGGCGACGTTGAAGGCAAAACTTGTATCTTAGTTGATGACATCATAGATACAGCAGGAACTATTTGCCATGCTGCTGAATATTTAACTGAAAAGGGCGGAGCAAAGAAAGTTTATGGCTGCGCAACTCATGGTGTATTGTCAGGACCTGCTATTGAAAGACTTATTTCTAGTAAGCTTGAAGAATTTGTTATAACTGATACAATTCCTCTAAACATAGGCAATGTTACTGATAAAATCAAAGTTGTAAGCATAGCTGATCAACTAGCTAAGGCAATCGAAAGAATTCATAACAACGAATCAATAAGCTCGATATTTGATTAA
- the pth gene encoding aminoacyl-tRNA hydrolase — protein sequence MKLIVGLGNPGDRFDGTRHNAGFETIDILADELNLKLNNAKFHAQFGYTTYNGDKLYLMKPMTYMNESGIAIREFMAYYKLNIKDLIVIVDDIDINFATLRIKKSGSAGTHNGLKSIVYQLNNDKFTRVKIGVGNKPEHFDLADFVLSRYSKEEKVDIEKTYINAAKACLCILDKGEDYAMNMYNGK from the coding sequence ATGAAACTCATAGTAGGACTAGGCAATCCTGGAGATCGCTTTGACGGAACTAGGCATAATGCTGGTTTTGAAACGATTGACATCTTAGCAGATGAGTTAAATCTTAAGCTAAACAATGCTAAGTTTCATGCACAATTTGGTTACACGACATATAATGGAGATAAGCTTTATCTAATGAAGCCTATGACATATATGAACGAGAGCGGTATAGCAATAAGAGAGTTTATGGCATACTATAAACTCAATATCAAAGATTTAATTGTAATAGTTGATGATATCGATATAAATTTTGCTACGCTTAGGATAAAAAAGTCAGGAAGTGCTGGCACACACAACGGTTTAAAGTCAATTGTTTATCAGCTTAACAACGATAAATTTACTAGAGTAAAGATTGGTGTGGGCAATAAACCAGAACATTTTGATTTGGCAGACTTTGTTCTGTCTAGATACTCTAAAGAAGAAAAAGTAGATATTGAAAAAACGTATATAAACGCTGCTAAGGCGTGTCTTTGCATCTTGGATAAAGGCGAAGATTATGCGATGAATATGTATAACGGAAAATAG
- the mfd gene encoding transcription-repair coupling factor, protein MDILQKGLLAFQYKDIIKDIKNGLSPIFINGLVEEAIGVSVKTIQDESDTSSIIITYDESRARRLYEDLKNSHANVYYLKKREMLFYNVSDSSLETEYSRIQTLMSVLKNKNSILIMDVKTLDEELISQDIYKSLSFKLKTNQVVNIDDLISSLTKLGYKRASIASNKGEFALRGSIVDIYDSISDMPFRIEFFSDEIDSIRIFDKDTQKTIATTEEILINPAREILILDEYKKSIIDNLKKDFDKTKETNKSSYSLMNEKFKEYFELLSEDSYDKNRSLLLRYIPDKYKSSIFDYFDDNTYVYLDESKRLEDEYEKYTKFHSQEMESLYKNGEILLKEFNAIMSYNDVLNKFKDRKLVLLSNILLNTKDFNPEAIYNLHLNSVTKYNAKYDALLEDLKHYKHRGYKILLSIKDIERYDRIYSLFKDNDIGFIQESEVEDKILSGQLLLRNDSSTRGFIFNENKFIVLSENDIYGSQKEKIRKKKSSKKLDISDILEGTYIVHEDHGVGIYKGIVKLEVLGAKKDFLYIQYKGEDKLYVPIAQMDRIQKFSDKDSKDVKINKLSTNDWIKQKSKSKKAIEKMAEDLVELYAIRKEKEGFAFSKDTPWQKDFEEAFPYEETKGQLESIIEIKKDMESNKPMDRLLCGDVGFGKTEVALRAAFKAIMDGKQVAFLCPTTILCQQHYETILERFNKYPIRSAMMSRFRTSKELKKTAEELQTHSIDLVVGTHRLLSEDVRFKDLGLLIIDEEQRFGVRDKEKIKKLKENVDVLSLSATPIPRTMHMALSGIRSMSVIEEAPQDRYPIQTYVLEYNKSLVRDAILKEMDRGGQVFFVFNNVENIDKMYNELKTLVPEARIAVGHGQMSEAKLEKVMVDFMYHKYDVLLSTTIIETGLDIPNANTIIVYNSENMGLSQLYQLRGRVGRMNRIAYGYFTYKENKVLTETQEARLKAIKEFTELGSGYKIAMRDLQIRGAGNLLGTSQHGHIAAIGYDLYIKYLNLAIKKLRGYEVKEDIDTRVDINVDAYIPDDFAPDEYVKMDLYKKIAAVENEEMKSELIDEIVDRFADIPKSIVNLIDISELRSMAKEFSITSINEAGEDIRIEFLNDKVIDPQWIADIYKKYKNRLYINKRYMNVIRVSILDDDKIKLIKDILILLKSSKYIKKA, encoded by the coding sequence ATGGATATTTTACAAAAAGGCTTATTAGCTTTTCAATACAAAGATATAATTAAGGATATTAAAAATGGCTTAAGTCCAATCTTTATTAATGGTCTTGTTGAAGAAGCTATAGGTGTAAGTGTTAAAACTATCCAAGATGAAAGTGACACTAGCTCAATCATCATAACTTATGATGAATCAAGAGCAAGAAGACTATATGAGGATCTAAAAAATTCTCATGCAAATGTTTATTATTTAAAGAAGAGGGAGATGCTTTTCTACAATGTTAGCGACTCCTCTTTAGAAACTGAATATTCAAGAATACAGACACTTATGTCTGTACTCAAGAACAAAAACTCTATCTTGATAATGGATGTAAAGACTCTCGATGAAGAGCTTATCAGTCAAGATATCTATAAGAGCCTAAGTTTTAAATTAAAGACTAATCAAGTTGTTAATATTGATGACTTAATTAGTTCTTTAACTAAGCTTGGTTATAAAAGGGCAAGTATAGCATCTAATAAAGGTGAATTTGCCCTTAGAGGCTCTATTGTAGATATCTATGACTCGATTTCTGATATGCCATTTAGGATAGAGTTTTTTTCTGATGAGATTGATTCAATAAGAATATTTGATAAGGATACGCAAAAGACTATTGCCACTACCGAAGAAATACTTATTAATCCGGCAAGAGAGATACTTATCCTTGATGAATATAAAAAAAGCATCATTGATAATTTAAAGAAGGACTTTGACAAGACTAAAGAAACGAATAAGAGCTCATACTCGCTTATGAATGAAAAATTCAAAGAGTATTTTGAGTTATTAAGTGAGGATAGCTATGATAAGAACAGATCCTTGCTCTTAAGATATATCCCTGATAAGTATAAGTCAAGTATATTTGATTACTTTGATGACAACACTTATGTATACTTAGATGAAAGCAAAAGGCTTGAAGATGAGTATGAGAAGTACACAAAATTTCATTCTCAAGAGATGGAGTCTTTATATAAGAATGGCGAGATACTTCTTAAAGAATTTAATGCCATCATGTCTTATAATGATGTTTTGAATAAATTTAAGGATAGAAAATTAGTTTTATTATCAAATATTTTATTAAATACGAAAGATTTTAATCCTGAAGCCATATATAATTTGCACTTAAACTCCGTTACTAAGTACAATGCAAAGTATGATGCTTTATTAGAGGACTTAAAACACTATAAGCATAGAGGCTACAAAATACTTCTTTCTATAAAAGATATAGAAAGGTATGATAGGATTTATTCATTGTTTAAAGATAATGACATAGGGTTCATTCAAGAGAGTGAAGTAGAAGATAAGATATTATCAGGTCAATTGTTATTGAGAAATGATTCATCTACAAGAGGCTTTATATTTAATGAGAATAAGTTTATAGTCTTATCAGAAAACGATATTTATGGCTCACAAAAAGAAAAAATTAGAAAGAAGAAATCTTCTAAGAAACTTGATATTTCTGATATATTAGAAGGAACTTATATAGTTCACGAAGATCATGGTGTTGGTATATATAAAGGCATAGTTAAGCTTGAAGTCCTTGGCGCTAAGAAAGACTTTTTATACATACAGTACAAAGGCGAAGATAAACTTTATGTTCCTATAGCCCAGATGGATAGGATACAAAAGTTTTCTGACAAGGATAGTAAAGACGTCAAGATAAATAAACTATCTACTAATGATTGGATAAAACAAAAGTCCAAGTCAAAGAAGGCTATAGAGAAGATGGCTGAGGACTTAGTTGAACTATATGCTATTAGGAAGGAAAAAGAAGGTTTTGCTTTTTCTAAGGATACGCCATGGCAAAAAGATTTTGAAGAGGCCTTTCCATATGAGGAGACGAAGGGACAACTCGAATCTATTATCGAAATTAAAAAGGACATGGAATCCAATAAGCCTATGGATAGACTTTTGTGTGGGGATGTTGGCTTCGGCAAAACTGAGGTCGCACTGAGAGCTGCGTTTAAAGCAATCATGGATGGCAAGCAAGTTGCATTCTTGTGCCCAACAACTATACTTTGTCAGCAGCACTATGAGACAATACTTGAAAGATTTAATAAATATCCTATACGCTCAGCGATGATGTCACGTTTTAGAACGAGCAAGGAGCTTAAAAAGACTGCTGAAGAATTACAAACGCATAGTATAGACTTAGTTGTTGGTACACACAGACTTTTATCTGAAGATGTAAGATTTAAAGATTTAGGGCTACTAATCATAGATGAAGAACAAAGGTTTGGGGTTAGAGATAAAGAAAAGATTAAAAAGCTAAAAGAAAATGTTGACGTATTATCACTGTCTGCGACTCCTATACCAAGAACCATGCACATGGCACTCTCTGGGATAAGAAGTATGTCTGTTATAGAAGAAGCACCGCAAGATAGATATCCAATACAAACATATGTTCTCGAATACAACAAAAGCCTTGTAAGAGATGCCATACTTAAAGAGATGGATAGAGGCGGACAAGTCTTCTTTGTATTTAACAATGTAGAAAATATTGATAAAATGTATAATGAACTAAAAACATTAGTGCCAGAAGCAAGGATTGCTGTTGGTCATGGACAGATGAGCGAAGCAAAGCTTGAGAAGGTAATGGTTGATTTTATGTATCATAAGTATGATGTCCTTCTTTCAACGACAATTATAGAGACTGGCCTTGATATTCCAAATGCAAATACCATAATAGTATATAACTCAGAGAACATGGGCCTTAGTCAGCTTTATCAGCTAAGAGGAAGAGTAGGCAGGATGAATAGAATCGCCTATGGTTATTTCACTTATAAGGAAAACAAAGTTTTAACTGAAACACAAGAAGCGAGACTAAAAGCTATAAAAGAGTTTACAGAGCTCGGAAGTGGGTATAAAATTGCTATGCGAGACTTACAAATAAGAGGCGCAGGCAACTTATTAGGCACTTCACAACACGGTCACATCGCAGCTATTGGATACGATTTATATATAAAGTACTTAAACCTTGCTATCAAAAAGTTAAGAGGCTACGAGGTGAAAGAGGACATCGATACAAGAGTCGATATTAACGTCGATGCTTATATACCGGATGACTTTGCTCCAGACGAATATGTTAAGATGGACTTATATAAAAAGATAGCCGCTGTTGAGAATGAAGAAATGAAGAGCGAACTTATTGACGAGATAGTCGATAGATTTGCTGATATTCCAAAGTCCATTGTAAACCTAATAGATATTAGCGAACTTAGATCTATGGCAAAAGAGTTTTCGATAACATCAATCAACGAAGCGGGTGAAGATATTAGGATAGAGTTTCTTAATGATAAGGTCATAGATCCACAATGGATAGCTGATATATATAAGAAGTATAAGAACAGGCTCTATATTAACAAGAGATATATGAATGTGATTAGAGTCTCCATACTAGACGATGACAAAATAAAACTTATAAAAGATATATTAATTTTACTTAAAAGCAGTAAATATATAAAAAAAGCTTGA
- a CDS encoding peptidylprolyl isomerase, giving the protein MKKHFKIVLLALTILTMMFSVSCKKTEEGAVATVNGKAITEKEFTENYKVYERMYKQQLGEEALKKTDKDGVSFKDKLKENILEKLIVDELINQEIDKKKIKIGDDEVNKMYEQTIKDMGGKEQYEQFLKQQNITDDFIKDSIKKEYKQQKLEEAFYKDNKISDEEIQKFYDENKDKLVKYNLSHIMTDKEEDAKKLHDKLDAGEDFAELAKKESTDTYSAANGGVMGEVQASSLPQEFLNAVNSTEIGSYSDVFKTDMGYHIVKVDDKKDKLDDLKSEIEQALKSQKFVQYMKDLRANAEIKKMDLPEIKEEEKTDKDNKESKDAETKDESKDNETKEDNKDTESKDDSKTEDKSDNK; this is encoded by the coding sequence ATGAAGAAACATTTTAAAATTGTTTTGCTTGCATTAACAATATTGACAATGATGTTTTCAGTATCTTGCAAAAAGACTGAAGAAGGTGCAGTAGCAACTGTTAATGGAAAAGCAATTACAGAAAAAGAGTTCACCGAAAATTACAAAGTATATGAACGTATGTATAAGCAACAACTTGGAGAAGAAGCATTAAAGAAAACTGATAAAGACGGTGTTTCATTTAAGGATAAGCTTAAAGAGAATATACTAGAAAAACTTATTGTAGATGAACTTATCAATCAAGAAATCGACAAGAAGAAGATTAAGATTGGTGACGATGAAGTTAACAAGATGTATGAACAAACTATCAAGGATATGGGCGGAAAAGAACAATACGAACAATTCTTGAAACAACAAAACATTACGGATGATTTCATCAAAGACAGTATAAAGAAGGAATACAAACAACAAAAGTTAGAAGAAGCATTCTACAAAGACAACAAAATAAGTGATGAAGAGATTCAAAAGTTCTATGACGAGAATAAAGATAAACTCGTAAAGTATAACTTGAGTCACATCATGACTGATAAGGAAGAAGATGCTAAAAAGCTTCATGACAAATTAGATGCAGGCGAAGATTTTGCTGAGCTAGCTAAAAAAGAATCTACAGATACTTACTCTGCTGCAAACGGAGGAGTTATGGGAGAAGTTCAAGCGTCATCACTACCGCAAGAGTTCTTAAATGCAGTTAATTCTACTGAAATTGGTTCATATTCTGATGTATTTAAAACAGATATGGGTTACCATATAGTTAAAGTTGATGATAAAAAAGACAAATTAGATGATCTAAAGTCAGAGATTGAACAAGCGTTAAAGAGTCAAAAGTTTGTACAATACATGAAAGACCTTAGAGCAAATGCAGAAATTAAGAAGATGGATTTACCTGAGATAAAAGAAGAAGAAAAAACAGACAAAGATAATAAAGAAAGCAAAGATGCTGAAACTAAAGATGAGAGCAAAGATAATGAAACAAAAGAAGATAATAAAGACACTGAGTCAAAAGATGACAGTAAAACTGAAGATAAATCAGATAATAAATAA
- a CDS encoding 50S ribosomal protein L25, protein MTEYKLKAEKREAVGKNKVDKIRQNEKLPAAVFQKGKETENITIGDLEFQMLYQKAGMTSIIDLDIDGTIRPAIVKEIQRHPFKNQIYHVGFQGINMDEKIKIEVPVELINRDEIRKQPSVLNQQLDTIEVEVLPANIPDSFSIDVQNMDYDDTFTVRDLVGDNKDVEVLIDLDEVVCSLSMPREEKEEEETTETAAADVPVVGKEEKAEEADNE, encoded by the coding sequence ATGACTGAATACAAATTAAAAGCAGAAAAGCGTGAAGCTGTAGGAAAAAATAAAGTTGATAAAATTAGACAAAATGAAAAATTACCAGCAGCAGTATTCCAAAAAGGAAAAGAAACAGAAAACATCACTATAGGTGATTTAGAGTTCCAAATGTTATACCAAAAAGCAGGTATGACAAGCATTATTGATCTTGACATAGATGGTACTATAAGACCAGCTATCGTTAAGGAAATTCAAAGACACCCATTCAAGAATCAAATCTACCATGTTGGATTCCAAGGAATAAACATGGATGAAAAGATTAAGATTGAAGTTCCAGTTGAATTAATCAATAGAGATGAAATTAGAAAACAGCCATCTGTATTAAATCAACAATTAGACACTATCGAAGTTGAAGTTTTACCAGCAAATATACCTGATAGCTTCTCAATAGACGTTCAAAATATGGACTACGATGATACATTTACAGTAAGAGATTTAGTAGGCGACAACAAAGATGTTGAAGTACTTATAGATTTAGATGAAGTTGTATGTTCATTATCAATGCCAAGAGAAGAAAAAGAAGAGGAAGAAACTACTGAAACAGCTGCAGCTGACGTACCAGTAGTTGGTAAAGAAGAAAAAGCTGAAGAAGCAGATAACGAATAA
- the rodA gene encoding rod shape-determining protein RodA, which produces MNKKPKFRIDIILVLTILALLAFGTIMVYSTTLSFAKPVQNSLMKTHFLSLALGILVMFVLMLIDYNIWGKLYLFIYAGCILLLIATLLFGKSVHDAKSWIQIGSKFSFQPSEFVKVGLIISLAKYIENNIDKLNNPFVLLKILAFAFLPVLLILLQPDFGTAIVYVFFIFIMLFSQGISLRYVMYAIGLGVLSIPALWFSMNQYQKNRIYDFLDPNRDAMGSGRQVIQGKIALGSGKLFGRGLFKGTQNMYKYVPEKHTDSIFAIVGEETGFFGGAIMILLYYCMLSRMINIAKNSDNVFGSAMVSGFLGMFLFHIVQNIGMILGILPVTGIPLPFISYAGTFQLTSLACIGLVLSVNYNRGVSRFIDKSLDFIQ; this is translated from the coding sequence ATGAATAAAAAGCCTAAGTTTAGAATAGATATAATATTAGTATTAACGATATTAGCGCTACTTGCTTTTGGAACTATAATGGTGTATTCAACAACATTATCATTTGCAAAGCCTGTACAAAACAGCCTAATGAAGACACACTTTTTGTCTTTAGCATTAGGTATATTAGTGATGTTTGTATTAATGCTTATAGATTATAATATATGGGGCAAGTTATACTTGTTTATCTATGCTGGATGCATCTTGCTTTTAATAGCAACATTGCTTTTTGGTAAGTCCGTTCACGATGCTAAAAGCTGGATACAAATAGGATCAAAATTTTCTTTTCAACCATCCGAGTTTGTAAAGGTAGGACTTATAATATCACTTGCTAAGTACATAGAGAACAATATTGACAAGCTAAACAACCCATTTGTTTTGCTTAAGATACTTGCTTTTGCATTTTTACCAGTTTTATTAATACTATTGCAGCCAGACTTCGGAACTGCGATTGTATATGTGTTTTTTATATTTATAATGTTATTTTCACAAGGTATATCTTTAAGATACGTAATGTATGCCATAGGACTTGGTGTTCTATCTATACCAGCTTTATGGTTTTCTATGAATCAATATCAAAAAAACAGAATATATGACTTTTTGGATCCCAATAGAGATGCTATGGGTTCAGGTAGACAGGTAATTCAAGGTAAGATTGCCTTGGGTTCAGGTAAGCTATTTGGCAGAGGACTCTTCAAAGGCACTCAAAATATGTATAAATATGTACCAGAAAAGCATACAGACTCAATCTTTGCCATAGTTGGAGAAGAGACTGGATTTTTTGGAGGCGCTATAATGATATTATTGTACTATTGCATGCTAAGCAGGATGATTAATATAGCTAAAAATTCAGATAATGTTTTTGGTTCAGCTATGGTATCAGGCTTTTTAGGAATGTTTTTGTTCCATATAGTTCAAAATATTGGGATGATACTTGGGATACTACCTGTAACAGGGATTCCACTACCTTTTATAAGCTATGCTGGAACCTTCCAGTTGACAAGTCTTGCTTGTATAGGGCTTGTATTGTCTGTTAATTATAACAGAGGAGTATCCAGGTTTATTGATAAGAGCTTAGATTTTATTCAATGA
- the queG gene encoding tRNA epoxyqueuosine(34) reductase QueG: protein MIISHSKIKKLIKKYGVDTFRITNTERLMPLGDASNEFTKFTEEERLNPKKLFPNARSIIVFGLSYNYKKAARKENTYLLSRSSYGYDYHKVFMDKLVKIDKELFKNKESESHVFVDTGPLIERLLAQKSGLGFLGKNTCIINPLLGSFIFIGYIIGNERSDFYDLPLKLDCKDCNICERACPNKALCNYKMKMTRCLSYITQKKGDLDDFEKRNLKTYIYGCDICQEICPYNIKAKKVYHEEFHSSQDYGLVYKEDFKLSNKEFKEKYKAMSALWRGKSILFRNANIIDNNNDIVK, encoded by the coding sequence ATGATTATAAGTCATAGTAAAATAAAAAAGTTAATAAAGAAATACGGAGTAGATACATTTAGAATTACAAATACTGAAAGATTAATGCCTCTTGGAGATGCATCTAATGAATTTACAAAGTTTACTGAAGAAGAAAGGTTAAATCCTAAAAAACTATTTCCAAATGCACGCAGCATTATAGTCTTTGGGCTTAGCTATAACTATAAAAAAGCAGCAAGGAAGGAAAATACATATCTACTTTCTAGATCATCTTATGGATATGATTATCACAAAGTATTTATGGATAAGTTAGTAAAGATAGATAAGGAGCTTTTCAAAAATAAAGAAAGTGAAAGTCATGTCTTTGTGGATACAGGTCCATTGATAGAGAGACTTCTAGCGCAGAAATCAGGTTTAGGATTTTTGGGTAAGAACACTTGCATCATTAATCCTTTATTAGGTTCTTTTATATTTATTGGGTATATAATAGGTAATGAGCGAAGTGATTTTTATGACTTACCACTAAAGCTTGATTGCAAGGATTGCAATATTTGCGAGAGGGCTTGTCCAAATAAAGCACTTTGTAATTATAAGATGAAGATGACAAGGTGTTTGTCATATATTACTCAGAAAAAAGGCGACTTAGATGATTTTGAGAAGAGGAATTTAAAGACATATATTTATGGCTGCGATATCTGTCAAGAGATATGTCCCTACAATATAAAAGCTAAAAAAGTTTATCACGAAGAATTCCATTCTTCACAGGACTATGGGCTTGTTTATAAAGAAGATTTTAAATTAAGTAATAAAGAATTTAAAGAAAAATACAAAGCTATGTCAGCTTTGTGGCGTGGCAAAAGTATACTTTTTAGAAATGCAAACATTATAGACAATAATAATGATATAGTTAAATGA
- a CDS encoding glycine C-acetyltransferase, whose translation MSNVHELGFLKDKIQELKDQGVYRKLPILNSPDDAEIVLNGKKVINLSSNNYLGFANNPRIKKASIEAIEKYGAGSGAVRTIVGNMDIHEELEKVLAEFKREERAFIYQSGFNCNAGTIQAVTEKGDLIISDELNHASIIDGTRLSKADRAIFKHSDMDSLEDVLKEKRKDYRNVLIITDGVFSMDGDIAKLPDIVDLAEKYECMTYVDDAHGSGVLGENGRGTVDHFHLHGRVDFSIGTLSKAIGCIGGYVAGSETMYEWLIHRARPVLFSTSLTPASVGAITEAIKMLMESSEYTDRLWDNAKYFKEKLGKLGFNTGHSETPITPVIIGEEAKAMEFSRKLLENGVFVSAIVFPTVPRGTGRVRCMVTAAHTKEQLDEACRIFEKVGKEMNILK comes from the coding sequence ATGTCAAATGTACATGAATTAGGATTTTTAAAAGATAAAATCCAAGAATTAAAAGATCAAGGAGTTTATAGAAAATTACCTATATTAAACTCACCTGACGACGCAGAGATTGTTTTAAATGGTAAAAAAGTTATTAACTTATCATCAAACAACTACTTAGGATTTGCAAACAATCCTAGAATCAAGAAAGCATCTATCGAAGCGATAGAAAAATACGGTGCTGGCTCAGGAGCTGTAAGAACTATAGTTGGTAACATGGACATCCATGAAGAACTAGAAAAAGTTCTAGCTGAGTTCAAAAGAGAAGAAAGAGCTTTCATTTATCAATCTGGATTCAACTGTAATGCAGGAACAATCCAAGCAGTTACAGAAAAGGGAGATTTAATTATCTCTGATGAATTAAACCACGCATCTATCATTGATGGAACTAGACTTTCTAAAGCAGATAGAGCTATATTTAAGCACTCTGACATGGATAGTTTGGAAGATGTTTTAAAGGAAAAGAGAAAAGATTACAGAAACGTTCTTATTATAACAGACGGTGTTTTCTCTATGGATGGAGATATTGCTAAGTTACCAGACATCGTTGATTTAGCTGAAAAGTATGAATGTATGACATATGTTGACGATGCTCACGGCTCAGGCGTTCTAGGCGAAAACGGTAGAGGTACAGTTGATCACTTCCACCTACATGGTAGAGTTGACTTCTCTATCGGAACATTATCTAAAGCTATAGGATGTATAGGTGGTTATGTTGCTGGATCAGAAACTATGTACGAATGGTTGATTCACAGAGCAAGACCAGTATTATTCTCAACAAGTTTAACACCAGCATCAGTTGGAGCAATAACAGAAGCTATAAAGATGCTTATGGAAAGCAGTGAATATACAGACAGACTTTGGGACAATGCTAAATACTTCAAGGAAAAATTAGGCAAACTTGGCTTCAATACAGGTCACAGTGAAACACCTATCACACCAGTTATCATAGGTGAAGAAGCTAAGGCTATGGAATTCTCAAGAAAATTACTTGAAAACGGTGTATTCGTTTCAGCTATCGTATTCCCAACAGTACCAAGAGGAACTGGTAGAGTTAGATGTATGGTAACAGCTGCGCACACTAAGGAACAATTAGATGAAGCTTGCAGAATATTTGAAAAAGTAGGAAAGGAAATGAACATTTTAAAATAA
- a CDS encoding DUF503 domain-containing protein has translation MFVTIMLISITIYDALSLKDKRMVLKSLIERLKSRFNISCCEAADNDKWQVSEIGISFVSNDSKYNEKIIEKIINFIDNDDRVEITNIDKEMYSYEKSIK, from the coding sequence ATGTTCGTTACTATTATGCTTATCAGCATAACTATATATGATGCTTTAAGCTTAAAAGATAAACGCATGGTTCTTAAATCGCTTATTGAAAGACTCAAGTCAAGGTTTAACATTTCGTGCTGCGAAGCTGCAGATAATGACAAGTGGCAAGTAAGCGAGATAGGCATTTCCTTTGTGTCAAACGATAGTAAGTATAATGAAAAAATTATTGAAAAGATTATAAACTTTATCGACAATGATGATAGAGTTGAAATTACAAATATAGATAAAGAGATGTATAGTTATGAGAAAAGTATTAAATAA